Proteins encoded together in one Bradyrhizobium sp. CB82 window:
- a CDS encoding acyl-CoA synthetase, which translates to MSETSQHFLGLVSGERRRSHAEVADRAGRIASGLAKLGVKQGDCVCMLMRNDIAFLEAAYAAMRLGAYGVPINWHFKPDEINYILKDSGTRVLIAHADMLHGLRDAIPEGVIVLSVPTPPEIVKTYKVDPDHLATPDFAIDFDPWLAQFQPYDGPVVPQPMNMIYTSGTTGHPKGVRRSAPTPEQLAAGDRMRAMIYGLKPGARALLPGPLYHSAPNSFGIRAGKLGGALVLMPRFEPEEFLALIEHYRIDTIFMVPTMFIRLLKLPEARRKKYDVSSLRHVIHAAAPCPPDVKRAMIEWWGPVIYEFYGSTESGAVTFATSEDALKKPGTVGKISPGAELRFLGEDGRVLGTGEVGEIYSRMRDTADFTYHNKPEKRTEIDRDGFITSGDVGYIDADGYVFICDRKRDMVISGGVNIYPAEIEAVLHAVPGVHDCAVFGIPDAEFGEALMAVVEPQAGVTLDAADIRARLKAQLADYKVPKHVDIRTKLPREDSGKIFKRRLRDPYWEEAGRKI; encoded by the coding sequence ATGAGCGAAACGTCCCAACACTTCCTCGGCCTCGTTTCCGGCGAACGCCGGCGCAGTCATGCGGAGGTCGCCGACCGCGCCGGTCGCATCGCAAGCGGCCTTGCCAAGCTCGGCGTCAAACAGGGCGATTGCGTCTGCATGCTCATGCGCAACGATATCGCCTTCCTGGAGGCCGCCTATGCCGCGATGCGGCTGGGGGCCTATGGCGTTCCGATCAACTGGCACTTCAAGCCGGACGAGATCAACTACATCCTGAAAGACTCCGGCACGCGGGTTTTGATCGCGCATGCCGACATGCTGCACGGCCTGCGCGATGCGATCCCTGAAGGCGTCATCGTGCTCAGCGTGCCGACGCCGCCGGAGATCGTGAAGACCTACAAGGTCGATCCCGATCATCTGGCAACGCCGGACTTCGCTATCGATTTCGATCCCTGGCTCGCGCAATTCCAGCCGTATGACGGCCCGGTCGTGCCGCAGCCGATGAACATGATCTACACTTCGGGCACAACGGGCCATCCCAAGGGCGTGCGCCGCAGCGCGCCAACGCCGGAACAGCTTGCTGCCGGCGACCGGATGCGTGCGATGATCTATGGTTTGAAACCCGGCGCCCGCGCGCTGTTGCCGGGACCGCTCTATCACTCCGCGCCGAATTCGTTCGGCATCCGCGCAGGGAAGCTCGGCGGCGCGCTGGTGCTGATGCCGCGCTTCGAGCCGGAAGAGTTTCTCGCGCTGATAGAGCATTATCGCATCGACACCATCTTCATGGTGCCGACCATGTTCATCCGTCTCCTGAAGTTGCCGGAGGCGCGACGCAAGAAATACGATGTCTCCTCGCTGCGCCACGTCATCCACGCCGCCGCGCCGTGTCCGCCCGACGTCAAGCGCGCCATGATCGAATGGTGGGGACCCGTGATCTACGAATTCTACGGCTCGACCGAATCCGGCGCCGTGACCTTCGCCACGTCGGAGGACGCGTTGAAAAAGCCGGGCACGGTTGGCAAGATCTCGCCCGGCGCCGAGCTGCGCTTCCTCGGAGAGGACGGCCGTGTGCTCGGCACGGGCGAGGTCGGCGAGATCTATTCGCGCATGCGCGACACCGCGGATTTCACCTATCACAACAAGCCGGAGAAGCGCACCGAGATCGACCGCGACGGTTTCATCACCTCGGGCGACGTCGGCTATATCGACGCAGACGGCTACGTCTTCATCTGCGACCGCAAGCGCGACATGGTGATCTCGGGCGGCGTCAACATCTATCCGGCCGAGATCGAGGCCGTGCTGCACGCCGTTCCCGGCGTGCACGATTGCGCGGTGTTCGGCATCCCCGATGCCGAGTTCGGCGAGGCGCTGATGGCGGTGGTCGAACCGCAGGCCGGCGTCACGCTCGATGCCGCCGACATCCGTGCCCGGCTCAAGGCCCAGCTCGCCGACTACAAGGTGCCAAAGCACGTCGACATCCGCACGAAGCTGCCGCGCGAAGATTCCGGCAAGATCTTCAAGCGCCGCCTGCGCGATCCGTATTGGGAAGAGGCGGGGCGAAAGATCTAG